The sequence CGACCGGGTGGGCGACCTGGCCGATCGCGCGGCGGTGCTGCGGCAACGGATGGTCGATGCGCGGCTGGCCGCGCGCCGCTACACCCGCGACCACGGCGAGGACGACCCGGCGGTCGCCGACTGGACCTGGGACCCCGCCTATCAGGGACCGTCGCTGTCCCAGGACGCCCGCGGCGAGACCCCCCGCTAGGATCGATGGTTGTGTCCGAGCAAGCAGTGCTAGCGAACCCGCCGCACCCGCTGGTCGAGCAGCTGTCGGCGTTGCACCGCTTCCGCACCTACGTCGACATCGGCATCGTCATCGTGGTGCTGGCGCTGACGAACCTGATCGCGCACTTCACCACCCCGTGGGCCAGCATCGCGGTCGTTCCCGCCGCCGCGGTCGGCCTGCTGATCCTCGTGCGCTCCCGCGGGCTGGGCTGGGCCGAGCTCGGGTTGAGCCGCGCGCACTGGCGGTCGGGTGCGGGCTACGCCCTGGCCGCGGTCGCGGTGGTGGTGTCGGTGATCGCGCTCGGCGCCCTGCTGCCGTGGACCCGGCCGCTGTTCATGAACAACAACTACGCGACGATCTCCGGCGCGTTGATCGCCTCCATGATCATCATCCCGCTGCAGACGGTGATCCCCGAGGAGCTGGCGTTCCGCGGTGTGCTGCAGGGCGCGCTGGACCGGGCTTGGGGATTTCGCGGCGTGGCGGCCGCGGGGTCGTTGCTGTTCGGGCTGTGGCACATCGCGACCTCGTTGGGCCTGACCACCAGCAACGTCGGCTTCACCCGGCTGTTCGGCGGCGGCTGGTTGGGCACGCTGGCAGGCGTCGTCCTCGCGGTGGTGGCCACCGCCGTCGCCGGCTTCGTGTTCACCTGGCTGCGGCGCCGTAGCGGCAGCCTGATCGCCCCGATCGCGCTGCACTGGTCGCTCAACGGGCTCGGCGCGCTGGCCGCCGCGCTGGTGTGGCAGCTGTCTACCTGACCATCAACACCGCTGCGCCCGAAATCCGGCCCGCGGCAAGGTCGCCGAGCGCGGCATCGGCCCGCTCCAGCGGGTACTGCGGCGACGTGACCTCGATGCGGTGCCGTTCCGCGAACGCGAGGAACTCCCTGGCGTCGGCGCGCGTGTTGGAGGTCACCGACCGCACCTGGCGCTCCTGGAACAAATGGCGCTGATAGTTCAGCGAGGGAATGTCGGTCAGGTGAATTCCGGCGATCGACAGCGTGCCGCCACGGTCCAGTGCCTCCAATGCGGGCAGCACCAGTTCGCCGACCGGGGCGAACAGGATCGCCGAGTCGAGCTTTACCGGCGGCGGGTCGGCGGCACCCTGCGCTGACGCCGCGCCCAGCTTCAGCGCCAGTTCCCGAGCCTTCGCCCCGCGGGTCATGACGTGCACCTCTGCCCCCCGCGCGAGCGCCACCTGCGCCGTGATGTGGGCGCTGCCGCCGAAGCCGTAGATCCCCAGCCGTCCGCCGTCGGGCAGGTCGGCCCGCGACAGCGCGCGGTAGCCGATGATGCCCGCACACAGCAACGGCGCCAACTCGGCGTCGGAGTATCCAGACGGCAGGTGATGAGCGTAAGCGGCTGGCGCCGTGGTGAATTCGGCATAGCCGCCGTCGGCGTCCCATCCGGTGTAGCGGGAGTCCGGGCAGAGGTTCTCCGACCCGCGCCTGCAGTACGAACACCGTCCACAGGTGTGCCGAAGCCACGCGACACCGACCCGGTCGCCGACGGCGAACTCGTCGGCGGCGCCCGGGCCGACCTCGACCACCTCGCCGACGACCTCGTGACCGGGGATCACCCCCGGCCGATGCACCGGCAGGTCCCCCTCGGCGACATGGAGGTCGGTGCGGCAGACACCGCAGGCGCGCACTGCGATCAGCAGTTCACCGGCCTGGGGTCGGGGTACTGGTGCCGTCACGCGCTCTGCCGGCCCGGTGTCCATCGGGCCCGGGGCCGTGACGCGCCACGCGGTCATCGTCGAAGTGGTGCTCATCACCCCATCGTGGCGCGATGTGTTGTGCCACACCACCCCTCGGGCTACAAGCCGGTGGGATTTCGATGTCACAACGAGGACGTAACCTGGTGATGACGACGGTCGGCGGGGCCGGCCGAGCCAGGTGGTGCCGGCGCGAGTCCGGCACCTGTGCGAAGGGAGGGTGAACCGATGAAGGGTTTGGCGGCGCTGGCGATCGGCGCTCTCGCGGCGGGCGGCATTGCCCTCGCCGCTCCGGCCAACGCCGGTTGTCAGGGTGGTTGGACGCCGTGGGGTGGCGGCGAGATCTGCGACGGGCCTATCGCCCCCGACGGCAGCTTCGAACGGTGCCAGGCAGCCGGCGCCCTGGGCTTCGGCGGCAGCAACTGCTTCATCACCAACGTCGCCGTTGCCCAGCCGCCGTGGGTCGGTCCCTGAACCGCTAGCCGCTGACGGGCATCACGCGGGCGGCAGCATGCCCGGCGCGTCCTCCGGCGCCACCGGAACGGGCTGTCCGACGCCAGGCCGTGGCGCCGCGTTCGGGTCGGCAGGCGGTGGCGGCGGTGCGTTCGGATCGGCAGGCGGTGGCGGCGGTGCGTTCGGATCCGGCGGCGGCAGCGGCGCGTTCGGGTCCGCGGGAACCGCGGGCACGGGCGGCGTGTAGGGCCGGATCGAGTTGGCCAACGTGACGGCCTCCTCCTTGGGCACCGGGTTGTTCGCCGTGCCCAGCCACACGACGAACCAGCGCTCCGGGGTGCGCTGGCCGCGCGGGGTGCCCGGCTCGGTGGCCTCGCCGACCACGCCCGCCCAGATCTGGCCGTTGGGCTTGTTGGTGTCGGTGAACTTCACCTCGTAGTAGGAGGCGACGCCCGGCATGCCGTCGGCGTCCAGCTCAACCGTCTCCTGGTTGACGCGGGTGCCCGGGAACGGCATGAAGAACTCGCCCATGTCCGAGGCCAGGCGCTGCGCGGCCTTGGTGTTGTCGGTCTCCGCGCCGGCGAACAACTTCAGGTCCAGGCGCCCGAGCAGGATGCTGGTGTCGTTCGGCGGTTCGGCCCCTTCCGGGGTCACCTTCGTCAACAACGCCTGCCCGTAGGACAGCTGGGTCGAGTCGGACACCTGCCATCCGGCCGGCACGACGAAGCTCAACCCGCCCGCGGCGTTTTCGACGCGACCCGGGTCGGCGGGCGGCGGCGCCGGTGCGTTGGGATCGGCGGGCGGCAGCGGCGCGTTGGGATCGGCCGGCGGCGGTAACGGAGCGCCCGGCGGGGGCGGTGGTGCCGGTGCGACGCCCGGTGGCGGCGGAGGTGCCGGCGCGACGCCCGGCGGGGGCGGCGGGACGTTCGGATCGGCGGGAGGCGCGGGTACACCCGGAGCGGGCCCGGGCGCGCCAGGCGCGGGAGGCGGAGGCGGCGGGGTGGGTTCGGGCTGCGCATGTGCCACCGAGGGCAGCGCGAGGGCAACCGCGGTGGCACCGGTCAACACGGCGGTCGCCAGCGACCTCGAGATGCCCCTACGGTGTTGAATTAACGCATCCGGCTGATCCATGGGAAAGAAGTTACCGTGTTACCGGCGTGACGCAAGTGTGAGTTGCTCTTATTGTGCTTAATCTTTTGCTTGCTGAGATCGCAACAGCCCCAGAGAGCCACGCCTGTGGCGAGTTGCTGGCAGCATAAAGGCCCCGCGCGTCGCGCGGGGTGCGTCCCACCCGAGATTTCGCGGCGACCGCCGGCGGTGTTACGGGCTCGGATGGATCGCCACTTCCTGCGCCTTGACCGCGAAGTAGATCCGCTCGCCCGGCGTCAACCGCAACTCGGCCGCCGCTTCGGTGGTGATGTCGGCAGCCAGCCCCGGAGCGCCGTCGGGCTGGTCCTCGGCGCGCACCCGGATTGCCGGTCCCCGGCTGTCGAGTTCGGCGACGGTCACCTCGACGGTGTTGCGGGGGCTGCCGCGTGGTCTGTCGCGATAGACCGCAACGGCGGCGGGGTAGAACAGCGCCACCGCGGAATCCCCTGCGACCACATCGGCGGCCCGCTCGCCGTGCCACGACATCCCTGTTCGCGTCCGCAGCGCGCCGTCGGCGCCCACCACACCGTTGACCAGGTTCACGCCGGCGAACCGCGCCCCGAACCTACTGCGCGGCGTCGCCAATATCGCCGCCGCCGAGCCGGTTTCGGCGACGCGCCCCGATTCCAGCACGATCACACGGTCAGCCAACGTCAGCACGTCGAGGATGTCGTGGGTGACCATCACCGCCGAGCGGTCGTCGCGCACCAGCACCTTTCGCAGCACCTTGCGGGCCGCGGTCGCGGCGGCCACATCCAGCCCGGCCAGCGGCTCGTCGAGCAACAGCACGTCGGGCTCGGCGGCCAACGCCCGCGCCAGCGCCACCCGCTGCGCCTGCCCACCCGAGAGCTGACGCGGCATCCGCGAGGCCAGCTCCGCGGCGTCGACCTCCGTCAACCAGTGGGCTGGCCTGCGGCTGCGCGGCGGAAAGGCCACGTTGGCGGCCACGCTCAGATGCGGAAACAACAACGGGTCCTGCATCAACAGCCCGACACGCCGATCGTGGGTGGCGATGTGGATCCCCGAGCCGACATCGGTCAGCACCCGCTCCCCCACCCGCACGAAACCCGCGTCGGGACGCAGCAGCCCCGCGATCACGTGCAGCACCGTCGACTTGCCCGCACCGTTGGGGCCGAGCACCGCCAGCACCTGGCCCGCGCCGACCTCGAATTCGACGTCTACACCGCGGTTTTCGACGGCGGCGCGCACGCTGATCCCGGTCACGGTCGGCTACCAGGCACTGGCACCCCGCAACCGCCTGCTGCCCAGCCCGACCACCACCACGGCGGCGACGGCGACCAACAGCAGCGACAGCGCGACCGCGGCCTCGGCGTCGCTTTCGCGCTGCAGGTAGACCTCCAGCGGCAGCGTGCGGGTCACGCCCTGTCGTGAACCGGCGAACGTCAGGGTGGCGCCGAACTCGCCGAGCGACCGCGCGAACGCCAGCACGGCCCCCGACACCAGACCCGGTGCGAGCAGTGGAAGCGACACCCGCCACCACACCGTGGTCGGCCCGGCGCCGAGCGTCGCGGCCACCACCTCGTAGTCGGAGCCGAACGTCCGGGCGGCGCCCTCCAGCGCGAGCACCAGAAACGGCAGCGACACGAACGTCTGGGCGAGCACGACGGCCGTCGTCGTGAACGCGATGTCGACGCCCGCCATCTCCAGGTACCTGCCGAGCAGACCCAGCCGACCGAACGCATACAGCAGCGCGATACCGCCGACGACCGGCGGCAGCACCAGCGGCAGCAGCACCAGCGGACGGACGAAGCGCACCAGCCTGCTGTCGCTGCGGGCCAGCACCAGCGCCATCGGGACGCCGAACAGCAGGCACAGGGCGGTGCTGGCGGTGGCGGTTCTGAGGCTGAGCAGCAGCGCCGTCACCGACGCCTCGCTGCTGATCAGCGAGAGGAAATTCGGCCAGTCGACCTTGGCCGCCACCGCGACCAGCGGCAGGGCCACGAACAGCGCGCCAATCGTGGCGGGTAGGTAGAGCCAGCGAGGCAGGGCTGACGTGGTCAAATCCGGCCCTTTTCCCGCTTCACAGCCAAACCTTAGGACACGTCCGCGGGGTTGCGCGGCGTTGGGCCAACACGCCGCGACCAGTCGTCCGCGCGCCTGTTTCGTCCCGTAGCTACTGTCCAGTAACATGGGTCGGACGCGGTTGGATTCAGCGTCGAATCACGAAGGAGGTCCTTGCGATGGAGGTCCTGGTCACCGGAGGTGACACCGATCTGGGTCGCACGATCGCGGAAGGTTTCCGCGACGCCGGACACCGGGTCGTGATCGCCGGCGCTCGACGCGGTGATCTGGAGATCGCCGCGAAAGAACTCGACGTCGACGCGATCGTCGTCGACAACACCGATCCGGCCAGCCTCGAAGACGCGCGCGGACAGTTCCCCCACCATCTGGACACGATCGTCAACGCGCCCGCCCTGCGGTGGGATGCCGGCGACCCGCGCGCCTACTCGCTGGCGGATCACGCGACGGCGTGGCGTCAGACGCTGGACTCGACCGTGCTTTCGGCGGTGTTGACCGTGCAGCTGCTCGGCGACCATCTGCGGTCAGGCGGGTCGATCGTCACCGTGATACCCGAACACCCGGGCGACGGCAGCGCGGAAGCGGCCATCAAAGCCGCGGTGACGGACTGGACGGCCGGGCAGACAAACCATTTCGGCACCCGCGGCATCACGGTGAACGCCGTGGCCGCGGGCCGCAGCGCCGAACCGGGCTACGACGGGGTGTCGCGGGCGACGCCGACGGCGGGCCAGGAGATCACCCGGCTCGCGCTGTTCCTCACCACCCCGGCCGCACGCCACATCACCGGGCAGACCCTGCACGTCAGCCAGGGTGCGCACGCCGCCTGGGAATGAATCGCAACCCCGCGCCGTAGAACTACTGCGTGAGCATTCGACTTGGACTCCAGATACCCAACTTCTCCTACGGCACCGGTGTCGCGCAGATCTTCCCCACCGTGATCGCCCAGGCGCAGGAGGCCGAGGCCGCCGGCTTCGACTCGGTCTTCGTGATGGACCACTTCTACCAACTGCCCGGGCTCGGCACACCCGATGCGCCGATGCTCGAGGCGTACACCGCGCTGGGCGGGTTGGCCACCGCCACCGAGCGCGTCGCGCTGGGCACCCTGGTGACCGGCAACACCTATCGCAACCCGACGCTGCTGGCCAAGACCATCACCACGCTCGACGTGATCAGCCAGGGCCGTGCCGTTCTGGGCATCGGCACCGGCTGGTATGAGCTCGAACACAACAGCCTCGGTTACGAATTCGGCACCTTCACCGAGCGGTTCAACAAGCTCGACGAGGCGCTGCAGATCATCCTGCCGATGCTGCACGGCGAGCGCCCGACGTTTTCGGGCAACTACTACCGCACCGAAGAGGCGATGGCCGAGCCGCGGTTGCGCGACCACATTCCGCTGATGATCGGCGGCAGTGGCGAGAAGAAGACGATTCCCCTCGCGGCGCGGCACTTCGACCACCTCAACCTCATCGCCGGCTTCGACGAGTTGCCCCGCAAGCTGGATGTGGTCAAAGCGCGGTGTGACGAGGTCGGCCGTGATCCGGCGACGCTGGAAACCAGCATGCTCGTCATCGCGCTCATCGGCGAAAACATCACGGGCGAAATGATTCCCGACGATTTCAAGCAGCAGGCCGTGTACGGCAACCCCGAGCAGGTCGTCGAGCAGCTCAAGGCCAAGGTGTTCGACGTCGGCGTCGACGGCGTGATCCTGAGCCCGGTGACAAGCCTCAACGGATATCAGCCCGGTGGGGTCACCGCGGTCGGCGAGCTCCTCAAGCCGATTCTCGAGGGCGAGTCTGGGCTCCTGACGTGGGATATGCCACAGCACACGGATTCGTCGAACCGAGGTTCAGACATCTACCGTGGTGGGTAGACCTGCACGTGAAGCACCGTGAGGAGCCCGATCATGAGCCATCCCGGAGCCACTGCATCTGATCGTCACACAGTCGTGATCATCGGATCAGGGTTCGGTGGGTTGACCGCTGCCAAAAGACTCAAGCGTGCCGATGTCGACGTCAAGTTGATCGCGAAGACCACCCACCACCTGTTCCAGCCGCTGCTGTATCAGGTCGCGACCGGCATCATCGCCTCGGGTGAAATCGCACCGCCGACGCGGATGATCCTGCGCAAGCAGAAGAACTGCCAGGTGCTGCTCGGTGACGTCACACACATCGACGTGACCAACCAGACCGTCACGTCGGAGTTGCTCGGCCACACCTACGTCACGCCGTACGACTCGCTGATCGTGGCCGCCGGCGCCGGGCAGTCCTACTTCGGCAACGACCACTTCGCGGAGTGGGCGCCCGGCATGAAGTCCATCGACGACGCACTCGAGCTGCGGGCGCGCATCCTGAGCGCCTTCGAACAGGCCGAGCGGTCCAGTGACCCGGCTCGCCGCGAGAAGCTGCTCACGTTCACCGTCGTGGGTGCGGGCCCGACCGGTGTCGAAATGGCAGGCCAGATCGCCGAATTGGCCGATCACACTCTCAAAGGCGCGTTCCGCCATATCGATTCGACCACCGCGCGAGTGATTCTGCTCGACGCGGCACCCGCCGTGCTGCCGCCGATGGGTGAGAAGCTCGGCAACAAGGCCATGGCCAGGCTCGAGAAGATGGGCGTCGACATCCAGCTCAACGCCATGGTCACCGACGTCGACCGCAACGGCATCACGGTGAAGGACGCCGACGGCACCATCCGCCGCATCGAGTCGGCGACCAAGGTGTGGTCGGCGGGCGTTTCGGCAAGCCCGCTGGGCCGCGATCTGGCAGAGCAGTCCGGCGTGGAGATCGACAAGGCCGGCCGCGTGGTGGTGCAACCGGACCTGACCATCCCCGGACACCCGAACGTGTTCGTGGTCGGCGACATGGCATACGTCGAAGGGGTGCCGGGCCAGGCGCAGGGCGCCATCCAGGGCGGCAGATACGCCGCCGATGCGATCAAGGCCGAGATCAAGGGCGCCGACCCGGCGCAGCGCGAGCCGTTCCAGTACTTCGACAAGGGCTCGATGGCCACCGTGTCCCGGTTCTCCGCGGTCGCCAAGATCGGGCCGGTGGAGTTCGGCGGGTTCATCGCCTGGCTGGCCTGGCTGGTGCTGCACCTGGTCTACCTGGTCGGGTTCCGCCGCAAGCTCACCACGCTGCTGTCGTGGACGGTGACGTTCCTGTCGACCCAGCGCGGCAACCTCACCATCACCGAGCAGCAGGCCTACGCCCGCACCCGCATCGAATCGCTCGAGGAGATCGCGGCGTCGGTGCAGGACACGCAGAAAGCTGCGGTCTAGACCCGCTCAATAACCTTGTGCCAGCAAGGTACTCGCGCGCCGCTAGCTGCGCCGATCCGGCCTCGCCGCCCGACAGGTTAATTTGTTCGTCACATACAGACATGTGGCAGAAACACAGCCGCTCTAACGTCCCGAAGCGACAACCGCACGTTGTCTGCGGACATAGAGGGAAAGGCTGTTCATGCGACTTCAACGACGCTCAGCGCTGGTGGTCGGAAGCATCGCCGCCGCAACGGCACTGGTGTTGGCCGGCTGCGGAAGCAAGGCAACCGAATCCGGCTCGGCCAACGCCGAGTCATGTGTGGACACCTCCGGTCCGACAATCAAAGTGGGGGCGCTGAACTCGCTTTCGGGCACCATGGCCATCTCCGAGGTGACCGTCCGGCACGCCATCGACCTGGCCGTTGAGCAGATCAACGCGGCCGGCGGTGTGATGGGCAAGCAGATCGAACTGGTCGGCGAGGACGGGGCGTCCGAGCCGACCGTGTTCGCCGAGAAGGCCGAAAAACTGATCAGCAGCGACTGCGTGGCCGCGGTCTTCGGCGGCTGGACCTCGTCGTCGCGCAAGGCCATGCTTCCGGTGTTCGAGTCCGCGAACGCGTTGCTGTACTACCCGGTGCAGTACGAGGGCCTGGAGGCCTCCGACAACATCTTCTACACCGGCGCGACCACCAACCAGCAGATCGTGCCCGCGCTGGACTACCTCAAGGAGAAGGGCATCACGTCGCTTTACCTGGTCGGTAGCGACTACGTCTTCCCGCAGACCGCCAACCGCATCATCAAGGCGTACGCCGACGCCAACGGCATCGAGATCAAGGGCGAGGACTACACGCCGCTGGGCTCGACGGACTTCTCCACCATCGTCAACAAGATCCGCACCGCCGATGCCGACGCGGTGTTCAACACCCTCAACGGCGACTCCAACGTGGCCTTCTTCCGCGAGTACCGCAACGTCGGCCTGACCCCGCAGGACATGCCCGTCGTGTCGGTCTCGATCGCAGAGGAGGAGATCGGCGGCATCGGGGTGCAGAACATCACCGGGCAGCTGACCGCATGGGACTACTACCAGACCATCGACAGCCCGGTGAACAACGCGTTCGTCAAGGCGTACAAGGACAAATACGGCGCCGACAAGCCCACCTCGGATCCGATGGAAGCCGCCTACGTCTCGGTGTACCTGTGGAAGAACACCGTTGAGAAGGCGGAGTCGTTCGCGGTGCCCGACGTGCAGAAGGCCGCCGGCGGCGTTCAGTTCGACGCACCCGAGGGGCTGGTGCAGATCGACGGCGACAACAACCACATCACCAAGACCGCCCGAATCGGCGAGATCCGGCCCGACGGCCTGATCTACACGGTCTGGGAGTCCGCGGGACCGATCGAGCCGGACCCCTACCTCAAGGGTTATCCGTGGGCGGCCGGCCTCTCCAGCTGACCCGGGCATGGATGTCCTGATCGGGCAGCTGGCAACAGGATTGAGCCTCGGCTCGATCCTGTTGCTGGCCGCGCTGGGATTGTCGCTGACGTTCGGCCAGATGGGCGTCATCAACATGGCGCACGGCGAGTTCATCATGGCCGGCTGCTACACCGCATTCGTGGTGCAGCAGATTATCTCCAATGCCGGTGCCTCGCTGCTGATTTCGTTGGTGATCGGGTTTCTCGTCGGCGGTGCGCTCGGCGCGCTGCTCGAAACCACGCTGATCCGGCGGATGTATCACCGGCCGCTGGACACGCTGCTGGTGACGTTCGGCGTGGGCATGGTGCTGCAGCAGGTGGCCCGTGACATCTTCGGTGCGCCCGCGGTCAACGTCGTCGCACCGCCGTGGTTGTCCGGCGGTGTGGAGATCCTCGGCGCGGTGGTGCCCAAGACGCGGATCTTCATCCTGGTGCTGGCCGTTGTCTGTGTCGCCGCGCTGGCCGCGGCATTGAAGTTCAGCCCGATGGGACGCCGAATACGGGCGGTGGTGGCGAACCGCGACCTCGCCGAGACCAGCGGGATCTCCTCACGCAGAACCGACGTCACGACGTTCTTCGTCGGCTCGGGGCTGGCGGCCGTTGCGGGCGTGGCGCTGACGCTGATCGGTTCGACCAGCCCCACCATCGGGCAGAGCTATCTGATCGACGCGTTCCTGGTGGTGGTGGTCGGCGGCCTCGGCCAGCTCAAGGGCACGGTGATCGCGGCGTTCGCGCTGGGCTTCGCGAACTCGTTCATCGAGTACAACACCACCGCCTCACTGGCCAAGGTGATCCTGTTCGTGATCATCGTCATCTTCCTGCAGGTCCGTCCGCAGGGCCTGTTCACCGTCCGGACAAGGAGCCTTGCGTGAGAACCCTTCTGGGCCGCTGGCAGACCTGGGCCGGTTTCGGCGTCGCGGCCGTCCTGCTGTTCGGGGTCGCGCCCGCGGTGCTGTCCGACTTCCGGCTGAGCCTGCTGGCCAAGTTCCTGTGCTTCGCGATCGTGGCGGTCGGCATCGGCCTGGCGTGGGGCCGCGGCGGCATGCTGGTCTTGGGCCAAGGCGTGTTCTTCGGCCTCGGCGGCTACATGATGGGTATGCACCTCAAGATCGCCGACGCGCAGTTGCGCGGCGACGACGTGCCGGACTTCATGCAGATCGCTGGGGTGCGCGAACTGCCCGGCTACTGGGCACCGTTCGCCTCCCCCGCGTTCACGCTCGCCGCCATCGTGCTGCTGCCGACCGCCATCGCCGCCGCGCTCGGTCTCGGCGTGTTCAAACGCCGGGTCAAGGGCGCCTACTTCGCGATCTTGTCGCAGGCGCTGGCGGCGGCACTGGCCATCCTGCTCGTCGGACAGACCAGCCTGGGCGGTAGCAACGGGCTCAACAGGTTTCGCACCTTCTTCGGGTTCACGCTGAACGACCCGGTGAACCGGCGAATGTTGTATTTCATCGCCGCCGCGGTGCTCCTGCTCGTCGTCGCGGTGGTGCGCCAGCTCATGGCAAGCCGGTACGGCGAGCTGCTGGTGGCCGTTCGCGACGGCGAGGAGCGGGTGCGTTTCCTCGGCTACGACCCGGCCAACATCAAGGTGGTCGCGTACTCCGTCGCGGCGTTGTTCGCCAGCATCGCGGGTGCCCTGTTCGCGCCGATCGTCGGCTTCATCGCGCCGTCACAGGTGGGCATCCTGCCGTCGATCGCATTCCTGATCGGCGTGGCGATCGGCGGCCGCACCACGCTGCTGGGCCCGGTGCTGGGCGCCATCGGCGTCGCCTGGGCCCAGACCGTGTTCTCCGAACGCTTTCCGTCGGAGTGGACCTACGCCCAGGGGCTGCTGTTCATCGTGGTCGTCGGCTTCATGCCCGCCGGCATCGCCGGACTCGGCGCGGTGTTCGCCGGCCGCCGTCTGCGCAGGACCAAACCGTCACCCGCACCGCAACCGGTGTCTGCGCCCGACACCGAACCTGACAGCCAGAAGGTGGGTGCATCCACATGACGACCCAAAGCACACCGGTCGCGGGCGGCAACGCCGGAATGGCCGCCGAGTACCTCGAGATCCGCGGGCTGACCGTCGATTTCGACGGGTTCAAGGCGGTCAGCGACGTTGACCTCACCCTGTTCCAGGGCGACCTACGGTTTCTGATCGGGCCGAACGGGGCGGGCAAGACCACCGTCATCGACGCGATCACCGGGCTGGTCAGCGCCACCGGATCGG comes from Mycolicibacterium pulveris and encodes:
- the urtB gene encoding urea ABC transporter permease subunit UrtB, producing MDVLIGQLATGLSLGSILLLAALGLSLTFGQMGVINMAHGEFIMAGCYTAFVVQQIISNAGASLLISLVIGFLVGGALGALLETTLIRRMYHRPLDTLLVTFGVGMVLQQVARDIFGAPAVNVVAPPWLSGGVEILGAVVPKTRIFILVLAVVCVAALAAALKFSPMGRRIRAVVANRDLAETSGISSRRTDVTTFFVGSGLAAVAGVALTLIGSTSPTIGQSYLIDAFLVVVVGGLGQLKGTVIAAFALGFANSFIEYNTTASLAKVILFVIIVIFLQVRPQGLFTVRTRSLA
- the urtC gene encoding urea ABC transporter permease subunit UrtC; amino-acid sequence: MRTLLGRWQTWAGFGVAAVLLFGVAPAVLSDFRLSLLAKFLCFAIVAVGIGLAWGRGGMLVLGQGVFFGLGGYMMGMHLKIADAQLRGDDVPDFMQIAGVRELPGYWAPFASPAFTLAAIVLLPTAIAAALGLGVFKRRVKGAYFAILSQALAAALAILLVGQTSLGGSNGLNRFRTFFGFTLNDPVNRRMLYFIAAAVLLLVVAVVRQLMASRYGELLVAVRDGEERVRFLGYDPANIKVVAYSVAALFASIAGALFAPIVGFIAPSQVGILPSIAFLIGVAIGGRTTLLGPVLGAIGVAWAQTVFSERFPSEWTYAQGLLFIVVVGFMPAGIAGLGAVFAGRRLRRTKPSPAPQPVSAPDTEPDSQKVGAST
- the urtA gene encoding urea ABC transporter substrate-binding protein, which codes for MRLQRRSALVVGSIAAATALVLAGCGSKATESGSANAESCVDTSGPTIKVGALNSLSGTMAISEVTVRHAIDLAVEQINAAGGVMGKQIELVGEDGASEPTVFAEKAEKLISSDCVAAVFGGWTSSSRKAMLPVFESANALLYYPVQYEGLEASDNIFYTGATTNQQIVPALDYLKEKGITSLYLVGSDYVFPQTANRIIKAYADANGIEIKGEDYTPLGSTDFSTIVNKIRTADADAVFNTLNGDSNVAFFREYRNVGLTPQDMPVVSVSIAEEEIGGIGVQNITGQLTAWDYYQTIDSPVNNAFVKAYKDKYGADKPTSDPMEAAYVSVYLWKNTVEKAESFAVPDVQKAAGGVQFDAPEGLVQIDGDNNHITKTARIGEIRPDGLIYTVWESAGPIEPDPYLKGYPWAAGLSS